The following is a genomic window from Nitrospirota bacterium.
GCCGACCTGCCCACTTCACAATATCCGGGACATCCATCAACACAGTTGACGCATAAGCCGGAAAACGGTGATGGCGAGACCCTTGTTGTTGTTACTGTTGCAGCACTTGCATTAGGTTTACTAAGACTCATTATTAATTCCCTCCTTTTTGTTAAGTATTTTTAATAAATATTAATTTTTATAGCTACGTTTTAAGTATTGTTAATTTGAACAGCTAAAAAAATATTTCCTTTTAATCCCTCCTTACATTTTTTAAAATGAATTTATTTTTTAGAAAGGCATGTGACACATTATTTGAAATTAGTTGATAAAAGGCGTAGAGCTTTATACTAATAAAATATTTCATAACGGCATAAGGTTACCTTTTGCTTTAAGATTAAGATATTATTAATAAAATGTCAAGAGCCGAAATTATTTTATTAGAGAAATTAAGAGAAAAAATATTTAGTATTTTTGGTGGTAGGCGGGTTATAGAGATATGTAATAAAATTTAACAATACTATCTTAATAGATCCTTAAATTTTACGAGTTCAGAAAATTTATATAGTGTTGACATTGCTTTACTAATAGTCTGTATTCCTGCTTCTTCAAGTGCAGCAATTGGATTAAGTCCGCCAACAATTATCATTCCTGCTTTGTCTAAACCAACAGGCATTTCAAGCAATGGCTGGTTTGGATTCCCTATCATCAGGATTCCGCCAATTCCTTTTTCTTTCATATATTCCCTTAATTGAAATGCCTTTTCTAAGCTTACAACTGGAATCTCTCTGAAACTTGCAAGCACCTTACCTGAAAGATTCTTGACAGCCCCAGAAACATACGTCATCCTGCTTTTGATGAATATCTCCAGAGGGTCAAGGGAAGAACCTTCATAACTAATAAGTGTAGTGAACCTGCTCGGTTCAGAATTGATCTGGAGCACACCACCGAATTTTGATGTAACTGGAATTCCTGCTTTTAGGAAAATACCATTTATTGTGACACTACATATGGTTCCAAAACTCACCTGACCCTCGGGAACAATAATGTCCCCAATCTTCTCACCTGCTCTTTTTA
Proteins encoded in this region:
- a CDS encoding DUF128 domain-containing protein, with the translated sequence MNRTMLAILQVLDKRSNEIIGAREISKNLKIHGVELKERTVRYHLKILDERGYTKVFGKEGRMITQKGREELLHAHVSEKVGFVISKIETLSYLTNFDLDTQEGNIILNISYFSEEKLKEAIKIMKPVFQSPYVMSDRVILKRAGEKIGDIIVPEGQVSFGTICSVTINGIFLKAGIPVTSKFGGVLQINSEPSRFTTLISYEGSSLDPLEIFIKSRMTYVSGAVKNLSGKVLASFREIPVVSLEKAFQLREYMKEKGIGGILMIGNPNQPLLEMPVGLDKAGMIIVGGLNPIAALEEAGIQTISKAMSTLYKFSELVKFKDLLR